In a genomic window of Plectropomus leopardus isolate mb chromosome 6, YSFRI_Pleo_2.0, whole genome shotgun sequence:
- the LOC121943972 gene encoding titin-like isoform X3: MKFPVDLLADVSQMELERFAHNYMNNLLYSNPDFPEHLTLSDSTQVTIDISSVGFVPLYGSSDKQKILALFSPTDPFTAVALYLLDQWWPVDDILKTADPARDGALEVKTVGERIVLYILNRVIYRAKEMSSEELPFLCHGEKDHAKILWNNGQAVGFYSVKPTGSVYNSFSTRSYQLPVMDSIFVRKCQRGKGFGLQMLEDFVLSFEEDSLGFRYPLTTSMYKVCEKYLCQYPEDKDLLWEVEGIGGPKQRTNIASKIQAMEQCAVSKSLTFTEESLMITEMAEKGVVIEAITRSSGSKRRKTGEKIAEDKSEKVLRIEDIEAETPGEENVSAQKETDLHRVSELVQTEGMISVAPEERGEDTVDTTTEQDLEEIHVTSASITEEPQVEDKVPQDLTSIYGEPPITVENVASEIEGPEEEDQREDTTVLVVSEEVLERHKEAETLDNVGEGTQIENTDEEKVTQQEVSLSTHASSEDKEALKAIKTVKSKAPRWRSKRQPNLQEGVAEKSPANDGRIVLRGRTVRYTPKRKYTQHSQKLSKEVENEVDEEEEENKVPTAEEVEGLALTEGEKEEMTTVKEDVVTVEELSKEKQQLEDEQLVNEEPGVEDTMVKASFIELPDKAETELTKENEDEKVTDESEREQKGRKVETSVTQDKRDASPDEIQEPPAVQKRALRGRPPKCKPTKQSKKHEKQEVEPTDEADQGTGGSASEESADQQPTDTKIDEHHKEVQEESVDKTEEKISTEELTVVKEGRILKSDKTAEDVIPSTEVNVEEELEKETSPAEETGGEEEEASQKLPEEKGEEIEAEERSVEKQKNNVEEEKVESAAGGESAVGDAEQVEDASTEEAAVLEEEDNRVEAADEINADTVQISSAEEEETAVTEECVTAVEVESDTAVNEEEAEDASVAAVEETRQKDEDKEQNMSEDEEEPIVIGKRVLRGRSVPSVTITPRRRSAKVRKAEESLSDEEKTSPSAQEKENTEPEAEMEKVEAVAEESPTEPEKVKEEQSAVSKTCADGKGVASVEESAEETPNADKGSITDEEETPTVETGVLTSGEKTVRATGSKTTKRKNDEQEEVTGEKSAEKDDEKGRRSAAATDRRKSKRARTQCQTKEEGAKETSPAEETEAVAEAVAEESPTEPEIVKEEQSAVSKSCADGKEVAPVEESAEETPNADKGLVTDEEETPTVETGVLTSGEKTVTTKRRNCEQEEVTGEKSAEKDELVVETRVLRKGRKSAAATDRRKSKRSRTQCQTKEEGAKETSPAEETEAVAEAVAEAVAEESPTEPEIVEEEQSAEEVEGLALTEGEKEEMTTVKEDVVTVEELSKEKQQLEDEQLVNEEPGVEDTMVKASFIELPDKAETELTKENEDEKVTDESEREQKGRKVETSVTQDKRDASPDEIQEPPAVQKRALRGRPPKCKPTKQSKKHEKQEVEPTDEADQGTGGSASEESADQQPTDTKIDEHHKEVQEESVDKTEEKISTEELTVVKEGRILKSDKTAEDVIPSTEVNVEEELEKETSPAEETGGEEEEASQKLPEEKGEEIEAEERSVEKQKNNVEEEKVESAAGGESAVGDAEQVEDASTEEAAVLEEEDNRVEAADEINADTVQISSAEEEETAVTEECVTAVEVESDTAVNEEEAEDASVAAVEETRQKDEDKEQNMSEDEEEPIVIGKRVLRGRSVPSVTITPRRRSAKVRKAEESLSDEEKNSSSARKRKTTEVTPTRTSKRLSRF; this comes from the exons GCAGTGTTTATAATTCTTTTTCAACCAGAAGCTATCAGCTCCCTGTCATGGACTCTATATTTGTGAGAAAGTGTCAGCGTGGTAAAGGTTTTGGCCTCCAGATGCTGGAGGACTTTGTGCTCAGTTTCGAAGAGGACAGTCTGGGGTTTAGGTACCCCCTCACAACATCCATGTATAAAG TGTGTGAGAAGTACCTGTGTCAGTACCCAGAAGACAAGGACCTGCTGTGGGAGGTGGAGGGCATAGGTGGGCCCAAACAGAGGACCAATATTGCCAGTAAGATCCAGGCAATGGAGCAGTGTG CAGTTTCCAAGAGTCTTACCTTTACAGAGGAATCACTGATGATCActgaaatggctgaaaagggTGTGGTGATAGAGGCAATTACCAGGAGTAGTGGCTCAAAACGAAGAAAAACGGGAGAGAAGATTGCAGAGGACAAGTCAGAAAAAGTCCTCAG AATTGAGGATATTGAAGCAGAAACCCCCGGAGAGGAGAATGTTTCTGCACAAAAGGAGACAGATCTGCATCGTGTCTCTGAGTTGGTGCAGACTGAG GGTATGATCAGTGTGGCCCctgaagaaagaggagaggatacAGTTGATACTACAACTGAACAAGATCTAGAAGAAATCCATGTTACATCAGCATCCATAACTGAGGAGCCACAAGTAGAAGATAAGGTACCACAGGATCTGACGAGTATTTACGGTGAACCCCCGATAACAGTTGAGAATGTGGCATCAGAAATAGAGGGACCAGAGGAAGAGGATCAGAGGGAAGACACTACAGTGCTGGTAGTTTCTGAAGAAGTTTTAGAGAGACACAAGGAAGCAGAGACTCTAGACAATGTGGGAGAGGGAACTCAAATTGAGAACACTGATGAAGAAAAGGTTACACAACAAGAGGTAAGCCTGTCAACACATGCATCGTCAGAGGATAAGGAAGCTCTAAAGGCCATAAAAACTGTCAAGAGTAAAGCCCCTAGATGGAGATCTAAGAGGCAGCCCAACCTACAGGAGGGGGTGGCGGAGAAATCTCCAGCTAACGATGGAAGGATAGTTTTGAGAGGAAGAACTGTTAGGTACACACCAAAACGCAAATATACCCAACACAGCCAGAAATTAAGTAAAGAAGTAGAGAACGAGgttgatgaggaggaagaggagaacaAAGTTCCTACAGCTGAAGAAGTGGAGGGGTTAGCTTTAACcgagggagaaaaggaggaaatgaCCACTGTGAAAGAGGATGTAGTTACTGTGGAAGAATTAAGCAAGGAAAAGCAACAGCTTGAAGATGAACAGCTGGTGAATGAAGAGCCTGGGGTGGAAGACACTATGGTGAAGGCAAGTTTCATAGAGCTTCCAGATAAAGCAGAGACTGAACtcacaaaagaaaatgaggaTGAAAAAGTAACAGATGAATCTGAGAGAGAACAAAAGGGAAGGAAGGTAGAAACATCAGTGACACAGGATAAACGAGATGCCTCTCCTGATGAGATACAGGAGCCCCCTGCTGTACAGAAGAGAGCTTTGAGAGGCAGACCACCTAAATGTAAGcccacaaaacaaagcaaaaaacatgagaaacaggAGGTGGAGCCCACAGATGAAGCCGATCAGGGAACAGGAGGATCTGCGAGTGAAGAGAGTGCAGATCAACAACCAACAGACACAAAGATTGATGAACACCACAAGGAGGTACAAGAGGAGAGTGTtgataaaacagaagaaaagataTCAACTGAGGAACTGACTGTTGTGAAGGAAGGTAGAATTCTAAAGTCTGACAAGACCGCGGAGGATGTTATACCCTCAACTGAGGTGAATGTGGAGGAAGagttagaaaaagaaactaGTCCTGCTGAAGAGactggaggagaggaagaagaggcaTCACAGAAATTGCctgaggagaaaggagaggagataGAGGCAGAAGAAAGGAgtgtggaaaaacagaaaaacaatgtggAAGAGGAAAAAGTTGAGAGTGCAGCTGGAGGAGAATCTGCAGTAGGAGATGCAGAGCAGGTGGAGGATGCCTCGACAGAGGAAGCAGCAGTGCTTGAAGAGGAGGACAACAGAGTAGAAGCTGCTGATGAGATTAATGCTGACACAGTCCAGATTTCATCAGCTGAGGAAGAGGAAACCGCAGTCACAGAAGAATGTGTAACTGCTGTAGAAGTGGAATCTGACACTGCTGTTAATGAAGAAGAGGCTGAAGATGCATCTGTGGCAGCAGTGGAAGAAACACGTCAAAAGGATGAGGACAAAGAGCAGAATATgtcagaggatgaggaggaaccTATAGTGATTGGAAAGAGAGTTTTAAGAGGGAGGTCAGTTCCTTCAGTAACAATCACACCCAGACGCCGCAGTGCTAAAGTTCGAAAAGCAGAGGAGTCTTTGAGTGATGAAGAAAAGACCTCTCCATCAGCTcaggagaaagaaaatacagagcCAGAAGCTGAGATGGAAAAAGTTGAAGCTGTGGCAGAGGAATCACCCACAGAGCCAGAGAAAGTCAAAGAGGAACAGTCTGCTGTTTCAAAGACATGTGCAGATGGAAAGGGAGTGGCTTCTGTTGAGGAAAGTGCTGAAGAGACACCTAATGCAGACAAGGGATCAATTACTGATGAGGAAGAAACACCAACTGTTGAGACAGGAGTTCTGACCAGTGGTGAAAAGACAGTGAGAGCCACAGGaagcaaaaccacaaaaagaaaaaatgatgagCAAGAAGAGGTGACTGGTgagaaaagtgcagaaaaagaTGATGAGAAGGGAAGGAGGTCAGCTGCTGCAACAGATAGACGTAAATCCAAAAGAGCTCGCACACAGTGTCAGACAAAGGAAGAGGGAGCAAAAGAAACTAGTCCTGCTGAAGAGACTGAAGCTGTGGCAGAAGCTGTGGCAGAGGAATCACCCACAGAGCCAGAGATAGTCAAAGAGGAACAGTCTGCTGTTTCAAAGTCATGTGCAGATGGAAAGGAAGTGGCCCCTGTTGAGGAAAGTGCTGAAGAGACACCTAATGCAGACAAGGGATTAGTTACTGATGAGGAAGAAACACCAACTGTTGAGACAGGAGTTCTGACCAGTGGTGAAAAGACAGTGaccacaaaaagaagaaattgtgAGCAAGAAGAGGTGACTGGTGAGAAAAGCGCAGAAAAAGATGAGCTGGTGGTAGAAACAAGAGTTCTGAGGAAGGGAAGGAAGTCAGCTGCTGCAACAGATAGACGTAAATCCAAAAGATCTCGCACACAGTGTCAGACAAAGGAAGAGGGAGCAAAAGAAACCAGTCCTGCTGAAGAGACTGAAGCTGTGGCAGAAGCTGTGGCAGAAGCTGTGGCAGAGGAATCACCCACAGAGCCAGAGATAGTCGAGGAGGAACAGTCTGCTGAAGAAGTGGAGGGGTTAGCTTTAACcgagggagaaaaggaggaaatgaCCACTGTGAAAGAGGATGTAGTTACTGTGGAAGAATTAAGCAAGGAAAAGCAACAGCTTGAAGATGAACAGCTGGTGAATGAAGAGCCTGGGGTGGAAGACACTATGGTGAAGGCAAGTTTCATAGAGCTTCCAGATAAAGCAGAGACTGAACtcacaaaagaaaatgaggaTGAAAAAGTAACAGATGAATCTGAGAGAGAACAAAAGGGAAGGAAGGTAGAAACATCAGTGACACAGGATAAACGAGATGCCTCTCCTGATGAGATACAGGAGCCCCCTGCTGTACAGAAGAGAGCTTTGAGAGGCAGACCACCTAAATGTAAGcccacaaaacaaagcaaaaaacatgagaaacaggAGGTGGAGCCCACAGATGAAGCCGATCAGGGAACAGGAGGATCTGCGAGTGAAGAGAGTGCAGATCAACAACCAACAGACACAAAGATTGATGAACACCACAAGGAGGTACAAGAGGAGAGTGTtgataaaacagaagaaaagataTCAACTGAGGAACTGACTGTTGTGAAGGAAGGTAGAATTCTAAAGTCTGACAAGACCGCGGAGGATGTTATACCCTCAACTGAGGTGAATGTGGAGGAAGagttagaaaaagaaactaGTCCTGCTGAAGAGactggaggagaggaagaagaggcaTCACAGAAATTGCctgaggagaaaggagaggagataGAGGCAGAAGAAAGGAgtgtggaaaaacagaaaaacaatgtggAAGAGGAAAAAGTTGAGAGTGCAGCTGGAGGAGAATCTGCAGTAGGAGATGCAGAGCAGGTGGAGGATGCCTCGACAGAGGAAGCAGCAGTGCTTGAAGAGGAGGACAACAGAGTAGAAGCTGCTGATGAGATTAATGCTGACACAGTCCAGATTTCATCAGCTGAGGAAGAGGAAACCGCAGTCACAGAAGAATGTGTAACTGCTGTAGAAGTGGAATCTGACACTGCTGTTAATGAAGAAGAGGCTGAAGATGCATCTGTGGCAGCAGTGGAAGAAACACGTCAAAAGGATGAGGACAAAGAGCAGAATATgtcagaggatgaggaggaaccTATAGTGATTGGAAAGAGAGTTTTAAGAGGGAGGTCAGTTCCTTCAGTAACAATCACACCCAGACGCCGCAGTGCTAAAGTTCGAAAAGCAGAAGAGTCTTTGAGTGATGAAGAAAAGAACTCTTCGTCAGCTCGGAAGAGAAAAACTACAGAGGTAACACCAACTCGCACATCTAAGCGCCTCAGCAGGTTTTAG
- the LOC121943972 gene encoding titin-like isoform X2, with amino-acid sequence MKFPVDLLADVSQMELERFAHNYMNNLLYSNPDFPEHLTLSDSTQVTIDISSVGFVPLYGSSDKQKILALFSPTDPFTAVALYLLDQWWPVDDILKTADPARDGALEVKTVGERIVLYILNRVIYRAKEMSSEELPFLCHGEKDHAKILWNNGQAVGFYSVKPTGSVYNSFSTRSYQLPVMDSIFVRKCQRGKGFGLQMLEDFVLSFEEDSLGFRYPLTTSMYKVCEKYLCQYPEDKDLLWEVEGIGGPKQRTNIASKIQAMEQCVSKSLTFTEESLMITEMAEKGVVIEAITRSSGSKRRKTGEKIAEDKSEKVLRIEDIEAETPGEENVSAQKETDLHRVSELVQTEVCGMISVAPEERGEDTVDTTTEQDLEEIHVTSASITEEPQVEDKVPQDLTSIYGEPPITVENVASEIEGPEEEDQREDTTVLVVSEEVLERHKEAETLDNVGEGTQIENTDEEKVTQQEVSLSTHASSEDKEALKAIKTVKSKAPRWRSKRQPNLQEGVAEKSPANDGRIVLRGRTVRYTPKRKYTQHSQKLSKEVENEVDEEEEENKVPTAEEVEGLALTEGEKEEMTTVKEDVVTVEELSKEKQQLEDEQLVNEEPGVEDTMVKASFIELPDKAETELTKENEDEKVTDESEREQKGRKVETSVTQDKRDASPDEIQEPPAVQKRALRGRPPKCKPTKQSKKHEKQEVEPTDEADQGTGGSASEESADQQPTDTKIDEHHKEVQEESVDKTEEKISTEELTVVKEGRILKSDKTAEDVIPSTEVNVEEELEKETSPAEETGGEEEEASQKLPEEKGEEIEAEERSVEKQKNNVEEEKVESAAGGESAVGDAEQVEDASTEEAAVLEEEDNRVEAADEINADTVQISSAEEEETAVTEECVTAVEVESDTAVNEEEAEDASVAAVEETRQKDEDKEQNMSEDEEEPIVIGKRVLRGRSVPSVTITPRRRSAKVRKAEESLSDEEKTSPSAQEKENTEPEAEMEKVEAVAEESPTEPEKVKEEQSAVSKTCADGKGVASVEESAEETPNADKGSITDEEETPTVETGVLTSGEKTVRATGSKTTKRKNDEQEEVTGEKSAEKDDEKGRRSAAATDRRKSKRARTQCQTKEEGAKETSPAEETEAVAEAVAEESPTEPEIVKEEQSAVSKSCADGKEVAPVEESAEETPNADKGLVTDEEETPTVETGVLTSGEKTVTTKRRNCEQEEVTGEKSAEKDELVVETRVLRKGRKSAAATDRRKSKRSRTQCQTKEEGAKETSPAEETEAVAEAVAEAVAEESPTEPEIVEEEQSAEEVEGLALTEGEKEEMTTVKEDVVTVEELSKEKQQLEDEQLVNEEPGVEDTMVKASFIELPDKAETELTKENEDEKVTDESEREQKGRKVETSVTQDKRDASPDEIQEPPAVQKRALRGRPPKCKPTKQSKKHEKQEVEPTDEADQGTGGSASEESADQQPTDTKIDEHHKEVQEESVDKTEEKISTEELTVVKEGRILKSDKTAEDVIPSTEVNVEEELEKETSPAEETGGEEEEASQKLPEEKGEEIEAEERSVEKQKNNVEEEKVESAAGGESAVGDAEQVEDASTEEAAVLEEEDNRVEAADEINADTVQISSAEEEETAVTEECVTAVEVESDTAVNEEEAEDASVAAVEETRQKDEDKEQNMSEDEEEPIVIGKRVLRGRSVPSVTITPRRRSAKVRKAEESLSDEEKNSSSARKRKTTEVTPTRTSKRLSRF; translated from the exons GCAGTGTTTATAATTCTTTTTCAACCAGAAGCTATCAGCTCCCTGTCATGGACTCTATATTTGTGAGAAAGTGTCAGCGTGGTAAAGGTTTTGGCCTCCAGATGCTGGAGGACTTTGTGCTCAGTTTCGAAGAGGACAGTCTGGGGTTTAGGTACCCCCTCACAACATCCATGTATAAAG TGTGTGAGAAGTACCTGTGTCAGTACCCAGAAGACAAGGACCTGCTGTGGGAGGTGGAGGGCATAGGTGGGCCCAAACAGAGGACCAATATTGCCAGTAAGATCCAGGCAATGGAGCAGTGTG TTTCCAAGAGTCTTACCTTTACAGAGGAATCACTGATGATCActgaaatggctgaaaagggTGTGGTGATAGAGGCAATTACCAGGAGTAGTGGCTCAAAACGAAGAAAAACGGGAGAGAAGATTGCAGAGGACAAGTCAGAAAAAGTCCTCAG AATTGAGGATATTGAAGCAGAAACCCCCGGAGAGGAGAATGTTTCTGCACAAAAGGAGACAGATCTGCATCGTGTCTCTGAGTTGGTGCAGACTGAGGTTTGT GGTATGATCAGTGTGGCCCctgaagaaagaggagaggatacAGTTGATACTACAACTGAACAAGATCTAGAAGAAATCCATGTTACATCAGCATCCATAACTGAGGAGCCACAAGTAGAAGATAAGGTACCACAGGATCTGACGAGTATTTACGGTGAACCCCCGATAACAGTTGAGAATGTGGCATCAGAAATAGAGGGACCAGAGGAAGAGGATCAGAGGGAAGACACTACAGTGCTGGTAGTTTCTGAAGAAGTTTTAGAGAGACACAAGGAAGCAGAGACTCTAGACAATGTGGGAGAGGGAACTCAAATTGAGAACACTGATGAAGAAAAGGTTACACAACAAGAGGTAAGCCTGTCAACACATGCATCGTCAGAGGATAAGGAAGCTCTAAAGGCCATAAAAACTGTCAAGAGTAAAGCCCCTAGATGGAGATCTAAGAGGCAGCCCAACCTACAGGAGGGGGTGGCGGAGAAATCTCCAGCTAACGATGGAAGGATAGTTTTGAGAGGAAGAACTGTTAGGTACACACCAAAACGCAAATATACCCAACACAGCCAGAAATTAAGTAAAGAAGTAGAGAACGAGgttgatgaggaggaagaggagaacaAAGTTCCTACAGCTGAAGAAGTGGAGGGGTTAGCTTTAACcgagggagaaaaggaggaaatgaCCACTGTGAAAGAGGATGTAGTTACTGTGGAAGAATTAAGCAAGGAAAAGCAACAGCTTGAAGATGAACAGCTGGTGAATGAAGAGCCTGGGGTGGAAGACACTATGGTGAAGGCAAGTTTCATAGAGCTTCCAGATAAAGCAGAGACTGAACtcacaaaagaaaatgaggaTGAAAAAGTAACAGATGAATCTGAGAGAGAACAAAAGGGAAGGAAGGTAGAAACATCAGTGACACAGGATAAACGAGATGCCTCTCCTGATGAGATACAGGAGCCCCCTGCTGTACAGAAGAGAGCTTTGAGAGGCAGACCACCTAAATGTAAGcccacaaaacaaagcaaaaaacatgagaaacaggAGGTGGAGCCCACAGATGAAGCCGATCAGGGAACAGGAGGATCTGCGAGTGAAGAGAGTGCAGATCAACAACCAACAGACACAAAGATTGATGAACACCACAAGGAGGTACAAGAGGAGAGTGTtgataaaacagaagaaaagataTCAACTGAGGAACTGACTGTTGTGAAGGAAGGTAGAATTCTAAAGTCTGACAAGACCGCGGAGGATGTTATACCCTCAACTGAGGTGAATGTGGAGGAAGagttagaaaaagaaactaGTCCTGCTGAAGAGactggaggagaggaagaagaggcaTCACAGAAATTGCctgaggagaaaggagaggagataGAGGCAGAAGAAAGGAgtgtggaaaaacagaaaaacaatgtggAAGAGGAAAAAGTTGAGAGTGCAGCTGGAGGAGAATCTGCAGTAGGAGATGCAGAGCAGGTGGAGGATGCCTCGACAGAGGAAGCAGCAGTGCTTGAAGAGGAGGACAACAGAGTAGAAGCTGCTGATGAGATTAATGCTGACACAGTCCAGATTTCATCAGCTGAGGAAGAGGAAACCGCAGTCACAGAAGAATGTGTAACTGCTGTAGAAGTGGAATCTGACACTGCTGTTAATGAAGAAGAGGCTGAAGATGCATCTGTGGCAGCAGTGGAAGAAACACGTCAAAAGGATGAGGACAAAGAGCAGAATATgtcagaggatgaggaggaaccTATAGTGATTGGAAAGAGAGTTTTAAGAGGGAGGTCAGTTCCTTCAGTAACAATCACACCCAGACGCCGCAGTGCTAAAGTTCGAAAAGCAGAGGAGTCTTTGAGTGATGAAGAAAAGACCTCTCCATCAGCTcaggagaaagaaaatacagagcCAGAAGCTGAGATGGAAAAAGTTGAAGCTGTGGCAGAGGAATCACCCACAGAGCCAGAGAAAGTCAAAGAGGAACAGTCTGCTGTTTCAAAGACATGTGCAGATGGAAAGGGAGTGGCTTCTGTTGAGGAAAGTGCTGAAGAGACACCTAATGCAGACAAGGGATCAATTACTGATGAGGAAGAAACACCAACTGTTGAGACAGGAGTTCTGACCAGTGGTGAAAAGACAGTGAGAGCCACAGGaagcaaaaccacaaaaagaaaaaatgatgagCAAGAAGAGGTGACTGGTgagaaaagtgcagaaaaagaTGATGAGAAGGGAAGGAGGTCAGCTGCTGCAACAGATAGACGTAAATCCAAAAGAGCTCGCACACAGTGTCAGACAAAGGAAGAGGGAGCAAAAGAAACTAGTCCTGCTGAAGAGACTGAAGCTGTGGCAGAAGCTGTGGCAGAGGAATCACCCACAGAGCCAGAGATAGTCAAAGAGGAACAGTCTGCTGTTTCAAAGTCATGTGCAGATGGAAAGGAAGTGGCCCCTGTTGAGGAAAGTGCTGAAGAGACACCTAATGCAGACAAGGGATTAGTTACTGATGAGGAAGAAACACCAACTGTTGAGACAGGAGTTCTGACCAGTGGTGAAAAGACAGTGaccacaaaaagaagaaattgtgAGCAAGAAGAGGTGACTGGTGAGAAAAGCGCAGAAAAAGATGAGCTGGTGGTAGAAACAAGAGTTCTGAGGAAGGGAAGGAAGTCAGCTGCTGCAACAGATAGACGTAAATCCAAAAGATCTCGCACACAGTGTCAGACAAAGGAAGAGGGAGCAAAAGAAACCAGTCCTGCTGAAGAGACTGAAGCTGTGGCAGAAGCTGTGGCAGAAGCTGTGGCAGAGGAATCACCCACAGAGCCAGAGATAGTCGAGGAGGAACAGTCTGCTGAAGAAGTGGAGGGGTTAGCTTTAACcgagggagaaaaggaggaaatgaCCACTGTGAAAGAGGATGTAGTTACTGTGGAAGAATTAAGCAAGGAAAAGCAACAGCTTGAAGATGAACAGCTGGTGAATGAAGAGCCTGGGGTGGAAGACACTATGGTGAAGGCAAGTTTCATAGAGCTTCCAGATAAAGCAGAGACTGAACtcacaaaagaaaatgaggaTGAAAAAGTAACAGATGAATCTGAGAGAGAACAAAAGGGAAGGAAGGTAGAAACATCAGTGACACAGGATAAACGAGATGCCTCTCCTGATGAGATACAGGAGCCCCCTGCTGTACAGAAGAGAGCTTTGAGAGGCAGACCACCTAAATGTAAGcccacaaaacaaagcaaaaaacatgagaaacaggAGGTGGAGCCCACAGATGAAGCCGATCAGGGAACAGGAGGATCTGCGAGTGAAGAGAGTGCAGATCAACAACCAACAGACACAAAGATTGATGAACACCACAAGGAGGTACAAGAGGAGAGTGTtgataaaacagaagaaaagataTCAACTGAGGAACTGACTGTTGTGAAGGAAGGTAGAATTCTAAAGTCTGACAAGACCGCGGAGGATGTTATACCCTCAACTGAGGTGAATGTGGAGGAAGagttagaaaaagaaactaGTCCTGCTGAAGAGactggaggagaggaagaagaggcaTCACAGAAATTGCctgaggagaaaggagaggagataGAGGCAGAAGAAAGGAgtgtggaaaaacagaaaaacaatgtggAAGAGGAAAAAGTTGAGAGTGCAGCTGGAGGAGAATCTGCAGTAGGAGATGCAGAGCAGGTGGAGGATGCCTCGACAGAGGAAGCAGCAGTGCTTGAAGAGGAGGACAACAGAGTAGAAGCTGCTGATGAGATTAATGCTGACACAGTCCAGATTTCATCAGCTGAGGAAGAGGAAACCGCAGTCACAGAAGAATGTGTAACTGCTGTAGAAGTGGAATCTGACACTGCTGTTAATGAAGAAGAGGCTGAAGATGCATCTGTGGCAGCAGTGGAAGAAACACGTCAAAAGGATGAGGACAAAGAGCAGAATATgtcagaggatgaggaggaaccTATAGTGATTGGAAAGAGAGTTTTAAGAGGGAGGTCAGTTCCTTCAGTAACAATCACACCCAGACGCCGCAGTGCTAAAGTTCGAAAAGCAGAAGAGTCTTTGAGTGATGAAGAAAAGAACTCTTCGTCAGCTCGGAAGAGAAAAACTACAGAGGTAACACCAACTCGCACATCTAAGCGCCTCAGCAGGTTTTAG